ttgctgcacgcgggctttctctagttgtggcgagtgggggctactcctcgttgcaatgcacgggcttctcattgcggtggtttctcttgttgtgaagcacaggctctaggaatgcgtgcttcagtagttgtggcacgcaggctcagtagttgtggctcatgggctctagagcttgggctcagtagttgtggtgcatgagcttagttgctctgtggcatgtgggatcttcccagaccagggctcgaacctgtgtcccctgcattcgcaggtggattcttaaccactgcgccactcagggaagtccttgagtgattttttttttttatttcatctttctctttattctcaAAGTATGATAGTATAGAACTCCAAACGGAATAGGCTGTTCCTTGTGTGGTCTCCAGTGCTTTCAGGAGCAGAGCTAAGCCCCCAGGAATGTGACAGGATCATCTCAAAAAGCTAGCAGTAGCTACTAGGCTGAGTTGGACAGCCCCAAGTCAAATCCTGGGCAAATCCTTGGATGTGTGGTAGGGCTTGGGCTCCTGAAGAGGAATAGGGGTGGAAATCATTTTGTGATGACAACTGAGCAGAAGAGCACTCTGTACCAGAAAGGTCTGGTAGGAGAAGTAGGGCAGGTGACACTCCTTTCTGTCACTACCTAAGGGCAGAGGCACGTGACTCCAGCAAGAGGCCAAAGTAGGTAGCAGCTCCTTGGATCCCGGAAGGGAGATGCCAGACCACTCCAGGGCTGGTTAACTGGCATTGTCAGGCAGTGGAATGCTAGCCCTAAGAATGGAGACAAATTGCTCCAATTTCTGTGCAGCTTGCTTCCCGGCCTCTAGTACTTCTTTGTGATTAGCCTCCTCCTGGCTTTCATAATCCCAGATGACCTTGTTAGTGATGAGAGAGAAGCCAAAGACTCGAAGACCACAGTGCCTTGCAACTATAACTTCTGGTACTGTGCTCATGCCAACAGCATCTGCCCCCAGCTTCTGCAGCAGACGACACTCTGCCACAGTCTCAAAGGTGGGGCCTGCCACCATCACATAGGTTCCTTCCTGTAACTCTCTCTGCTCTCCCATTTGTTTCCAGGTACTGTGAGCCTTCTGCCTCATATCCCAGTCATAGGCATCAGACATGGCAGGGAAACGAACTCCAAACCTTTCATCATTGGGCCCTCTGAGAGGGTTCTCACCGCAGAAACCAGGTAGATTGATGTGATCGTGGATCAGCATGATATCTCCAACCTCAAACTTGGGGTTGAGCCCTCCAGCTGCATTGGTGACCACTAGGGTGTCCACACCCAGAAGCTGGAAAACCCTCACTGGGAACGTCACCTTCCAGAGCGGGTAGCCTTCATACATGTGGAACCTGCCCTGCATCATCACACAGCCTCTGCCATTCAAGATCCCAAACACCAGTCGACCAGCATGACCTGGCACTGTACTTTTGGGAAAGTTCGGTATTTCACCGTAGTCAAAGATCTGGGCCTGAGTTAATTTGTCACTCAGACCTCCTAACCCAGAACCACAGATCACCGCCACTTGAGGTCAGTGTTTAGTGTGAGACAAAAGCCATTTTGCAGTGTTCTGATAACCTTCATACGTGAATCCGTTGTCCATGGTCCCGCCGACGCCCTCTCGATCAGTTTGCCCTTCTCCGCTCAGACCCACTCCACTGAGCAGAGCTACCGCCAGTCACCGGGTACGATCCACACCCCTTGAGTGATTTTTAATTCCCAAAAGAACATAGTAATTTAAGTTTCCGTTTCAAGAAgctacaaaaagaacaaaaaattaaatttcaagaaaatataaagaaatataaagataagGGGGAAagccaatgaaacagaaaacagatgttcactagagaaaaataagcaaagccAAAAACTGGTTTTGTGAAAAGATCAGAAAAATTTTAGCAAGAAtgatgaagaaagaagagaaaaaagacaaaagaccaatatcaggaatgaaaagggACATCACTACATATCTTAGAGAatcaaaaattaataagtaaatctTATGAACAACTTAAGCCAAATAAATTGGTTatttggaaaaaatggacaaatttctcaaaaaaatacaatttaccaaagctgaatgaataaaaagtgaAACATCTGAATAGTCtcatatctattaaagaaattgaatctttAATTAAAAACCTCACTGCAAAGAAAACCGGATAGCTTCACTGTTATATTCATTCAATCACTTAGGTAAGAAATAATGCCAATCTTACAaaaatttttctggaaaatagaaaaagagggaacacttcccatttctttttataagatCAGAATAACTTTGACACTTACGCCTGGCAAGAATGatacaaaaaaaggaagacaatTGCTCTCATTAACATAGgtgaaaaaaatccttaaaaatacattaacaaCAGACTCAccgatacagagaacag
Above is a window of Balaenoptera acutorostrata chromosome 1, mBalAcu1.1, whole genome shotgun sequence DNA encoding:
- the LOC103012550 gene encoding purine nucleoside phosphorylase-like, which produces MMQGRFHMYEGYPLWKVTFPVRVFQLLGVDTLVVTNAAGGLNPKFEVGDIMLIHDHINLPGFCGENPLRGPNDERFGVRFPAMSDAYDWDMRQKAHSTWKQMGEQRELQEGTYVMVAGPTFETVAECRLLQKLGADAVGMSTVPEVIVARHCGLRVFGFSLITNKVIWDYESQEEANHKEVLEAGKQAAQKLEQFVSILRASIPLPDNAS